One window from the genome of Pyxicephalus adspersus chromosome 6, UCB_Pads_2.0, whole genome shotgun sequence encodes:
- the PGAP3 gene encoding post-GPI attachment to proteins factor 3 isoform X1, whose protein sequence is MAPFLVLLLAGVVTASRGDREPVYRECVSSCEQRNCTGSRLQDFWAEQPLYMRLTGWVCLDDCRYQCMWHTVYLYIKEGYAVPQFHGKWPFFRFLFFQEPASALASFLNGFANLVMLRRYRASVPASCPMYHTCLTFAMVSINAWFWSTIFHTRDTAITEKMDYFCASAVILHSIYLCCMRTLGLRYPSFATAFGAVLVVLFACHVSYLTLGRFDYSYNMLANASFGMVNLVWWLAWCLKRRSHQPYLWKCVLVVVLLQSLALLELLDFPPFLWVLDAHALWHFSTIPLNVLFYSFLKDDSLYLLKVNSVLKVD, encoded by the exons ATGGCACCGTTTCTTGTGCTGCTCCTGGCCGGAGTTGTAACTGCATCTCGCGGGGACCGGGAGCCGGTATACCGGGAGTGTGTGAGCTCTTGTGAACAGAGGAACTGTACTGGGAGCCGACTCCAGGACTTCTGGGCTGAGCAGCCCCTCTACATGAGACTGACTG GATGGGTATGTTTGGATGACTGTCGTTACCAGTGTATGTGGCACACGGTTTACCTTTATATTAAAGAAGGATATGCTGTCCCCCAATTTCATGGCAAG TGGCCATTTTTCCGATTCCTGTTTTTCCAGGAGCCAGCGTCTGCCTTGGCCTCTTTTCTTAATGGCTTTGCCAACCTAGTGATGTTACGGCGTTACCGCGCCTCTGTTCCTGCATCCTGCCCTATGTACCACACCTGCCTCACCTTTGCCATG GTCTCCATAAACGCTTGGTTCTGGTCTACAATTTTCCACACTAGAGACACAGCAATTACTGAG AAAATGGACTACTTCTGTGCCTCGGCAGTCATTCTGCACTCTATCTACCTGTGCTGTATGAG gacTTTGGGTCTTAGATATCCTTCTTTTGCCACTGCTTTTGGTGCTGTGTTAGTAGTACTCTTTGCATGCCATGTGTCTTACCTTACCCTGGGACGCTTTGACTACAGCTACAATATGCTAGCAAATGCTAGCTTTG GTATGGTTAATCTAGTGTGGTGGCTAGCATGGTGTTTGAAGAGACGCTCGCACCAGCCATACTTATGGAAGTGTGTTCTGGTGGTGGTCTTGCTACAGAGCCTAGCTTTGCTAGAACTGCTCGATTTCCCTCCTTTCTTGTGGGTGCTTGATGCCCATGCCCTTTGGCACTTTAGCACCATCCCATTGAATGTTCTCTTCTATAG cttcCTAAAAGATGACAGCCTGTACCTGCTTAAGGTGAACTCTGTATTAAAAGTGGACTAG
- the PGAP3 gene encoding post-GPI attachment to proteins factor 3 isoform X2, whose product MAPFLVLLLAGVVTASRGDREPVYRECVSSCEQRNCTGSRLQDFWAEQPLYMRLTGWVCLDDCRYQCMWHTVYLYIKEGYAVPQFHGKWPFFRFLFFQEPASALASFLNGFANLVMLRRYRASVPASCPMYHTCLTFAMVSINAWFWSTIFHTRDTAITEKMDYFCASAVILHSIYLCCMSQELSVASLTVDTHLYLPY is encoded by the exons ATGGCACCGTTTCTTGTGCTGCTCCTGGCCGGAGTTGTAACTGCATCTCGCGGGGACCGGGAGCCGGTATACCGGGAGTGTGTGAGCTCTTGTGAACAGAGGAACTGTACTGGGAGCCGACTCCAGGACTTCTGGGCTGAGCAGCCCCTCTACATGAGACTGACTG GATGGGTATGTTTGGATGACTGTCGTTACCAGTGTATGTGGCACACGGTTTACCTTTATATTAAAGAAGGATATGCTGTCCCCCAATTTCATGGCAAG TGGCCATTTTTCCGATTCCTGTTTTTCCAGGAGCCAGCGTCTGCCTTGGCCTCTTTTCTTAATGGCTTTGCCAACCTAGTGATGTTACGGCGTTACCGCGCCTCTGTTCCTGCATCCTGCCCTATGTACCACACCTGCCTCACCTTTGCCATG GTCTCCATAAACGCTTGGTTCTGGTCTACAATTTTCCACACTAGAGACACAGCAATTACTGAG AAAATGGACTACTTCTGTGCCTCGGCAGTCATTCTGCACTCTATCTACCTGTGCTGTATGAG TCAGGAGCTGTCTGTTGCCTCCCTTACTGTAGACACCCATCTTTACCTCCCCTATT ga